A single window of Balaenoptera ricei isolate mBalRic1 chromosome 15, mBalRic1.hap2, whole genome shotgun sequence DNA harbors:
- the NKX2-4 gene encoding homeobox protein Nkx-2.4 yields the protein MSLSPKHTTPFSVSDILSPTEETYKKFGGAMDGAPPGLGAPLGAAAAAYRAPPTGPSSQAAAVAGMQPPHAMAGHNAAAAAAAAAAAAAATYHMPPGVPQFPHGAMGGYCNGGLGNMGELPAYTDGMRGGAAAAATGWYGANPDPRYSSISRFMGPSAGVNVAGMGSLPGIADAAKSLAPLHAAAAAPRRKRRVLFSQAQVYELERRFKQQKYLSAPEREHLASMIHLTPTQVKIWFQNHRYKMKRQAKDKAAQQLQQEVGLGPPPPSPRRVAVPVLVKDGKPCQNGAATPTPGQAGPQLPAPTPAPELEELSPSPPALHGPGGGLAALDAAAGDYGGGALGANLLYGRTW from the exons ATGTCGTTGAGCCCCAAGCACACGACGCCCTTCTCCGTGTCCGACATCCTGAGCCCCACCGAGGAGACCTACAAGAAGTTCGGCGGCGCCATGGACGGTGCGCCGCCCGGCCTGGGGGCGCCTCTGGGGGCCGCGGCCGCCGCCTACCGCGCGCCGCCGACCGGGCCCTCCTCGCAAGCGGCGGCCGTGGCGGGCATGCAGCCCCCGCACGCCATGGCGGGCCACaacgcggcggcggcggcggcagcggcggcggcggcggcggccgctaCCTACCACATGCCGCCCGGCGTCCCGCAGTTCCCGCACGGCGCCATGGGCGGCTACTGCAACGGCGGCCTGGGCAACATGGGCGAGCTGCCCGCCTACACGGACGGCATGCGGGGCGGCGCGGCCGCCGCAGCCACCGGCTGGTACGGCGCCAACCCGGACCCGCGCTACTCGTCAA TCTCCAGGTTCATGGGGCCGTCAGCGGGAGTGAACGTGGCCGGCATGGGGTCGCTGCCGGGCATCGCGGACGCCGCCAAGTCTCTGGCGCCCCTGcatgcggcggcggcggcgccgcgGAGGAAGCGCCGCGTGCTATTCTCGCAGGCGCAGGTCTACGAGCTGGAGCGGCGCTTCAAGCAGCAGAAGTACTTGTCGGCGCCCGAGCGCGAGCACCTGGCCAGCATGATCCACCTGACGCCCACGCAGGTCAAGATCTGGTTCCAGAACCACCGCTACAAGATGAAGCGGCAGGCCAAGGACAAGGCGGCGCAGCAACTGCAGCAGGAGGTCGGCCTGGGCCCGCCACCGCCGTCCCCGCGCCGCGTGGCCGTGCCCGTGCTGGTCAAGGACGGCAAGCCCTGCCAGAACGGCGCGGCCACGCCGACGCCCGGCCAGGCCGGCCCGCAACTGCCCGCGCCGACGCCCGCGCCCGAGCTGGAGGAGCTGTCGCCCAGCCCGCCCGCGCTGCACGGCCCGGGGGGAGGCCTGGCGGCCCTGGACGCGGCGGCGGGGGACTACGGCGGCGGCGCGCTGGGCGCCAACCTGCTCTATGGCAGGACGTGGTGA